In Fusobacteria bacterium ZRK30, the DNA window AGTTTCAAATATGAAACTATCTTCAGGAATTGCAAGGATCTCTGAGATGCAAAAAATGAAAATTCCTGTAGGTTTAGCTGTTGATGGCAGTGCAAGTAATGATGGCTCTAACATTCTTGAAGAGATTAGGGTAGCATACCTGCTTCAAAGATTGAAATATAGTAATGAATCTATCGGTGGATATGAAATTTTAAAATTAGCAACTAATGGTGGTGCTGAAATTTTAGGAAGACAACATGATTTAGGCTCTTTAGAGGTGGGGAAAGCTGCGGATCTATTTATGATAGATTCCAATAGAATTGAGTTAGTCGGAGCCCAATATGATTATAAGGCTATCCTTGGAACTGTTGGAGTAAAAGGGAGTGTTGATTATACCATTGTTAATGGGAATGTTGTAGTTGAAAATGGAAAATTAGTTAGTATAGATGAGAAAAAAGTGGCTTTAAAAGCCAACATTCTTGTTGAAAAATTAAATTGTTCCAATTAAATACTTATAAGAACAAGGGGTTAAAATATTACGCTGATATTAATAAATCAATTATTTAAAATATTGAGATAAAATTACAGAATACAGGGGGAGCAAAAATGGCAAATATAAAAGTAAATTTCGCAGGACTAGAGTATGAAAATCCGGTAATCGTAGCAGCAGGGCCACCATCAAAAGATGCCAAAACTTGTGTGAATGCAATAAAAAATGGAGCAGCAGGAGTAGTAGCAAAAACTATATCATCTGTAGCAGCAGAGATCCCAAAACCATGTATGCATGATTTTAAAGGGAAACATTTTTTAAATACAGAATTATGGTCTGAAGAATCTCCAGAACATTGGGTAAAAAATGAATATGCAAGATGTAAAGCTGCAAATGAGCCATTAATTATTGGATTGGGGTATGTAGAAGCTGATATTAGAAAATTAATACCTATGGTAGACAAGTTCGCCGACGGATACGAAATATCAAGTCATTATGTTGGAAGAGATTTAACTCCAATGTTAAACACATTAAGAGCAGCTAAGGAATTATCTGTGAAGCCGGTATTCATGAAAGTATCTCCAGGTGTAGAAAATTTAGGTGAGGTAGCAAGACAATTAGAAGCAAATGGAGCAGACGGACTGGTAGCTATAAACTCTGTAGGACCATGTCTTTCTATAGATTTGGAAACTGGAAAACCTCATATGGGGTCTAAGAATGGATATGGATGGATGTCAGGAGCAGCTATAAAGCCAATTGCAATGAGAGTAGTATATGAATTATCTGCAGCAGTTGATATTCCTGTATTCGCAGTTGGAGGGATAACTAAAGGTGAAGATGTAATTGAATTTATAATGGCTGGAGCAACAGCAGTACAAGTATGTACTCAGGCAATTATTGAAGGTCCTAAGGCATTTGGAAGAATAGTTAGAGAGACTGAAAAATGGTTAGATGACCATGGATATGAAAGTTTAGATGATATAAGAGGAATGGTAGGGAAGCATTTAGAAAATAGAACAGCTCATAACTATGTAACTACACCACCAGTAGTAAAAGCAGAGAAATGTATCGGCTGTAGTATTTGTGCAAACCTCTGTCCATACCATGCAATTAAAATAAATGAAGATAAGATAGCTGTAATCGATGCTAATGTATGTTTTGGATGCGGAGTATGTGTATCTAAGTGTCCTAAAGATGCTATGACTATTGCCAGATAGGAGGTCAACAATGAAACTTCTACTGAAAAACGGAACTATAGTAACAAGTGATAAAGTATTTAAAGAAGATATCCTTGTAGAAAATGGAGTGATATCCAAAATTGGCAAAAATTTATCTATAGATAGCGGGGAAGCAGTAGACCTCCATGGACAATATATTATGCCAGGTGGAATAGACGTTCATACACACTTTAATTTAGATGCAGGAATAGCAGTTGCAAAAGATGATTTTTATACAGGAACTGTGGCGGCTGCTTGTGGAGGGACCACTACAATAATAGATCATATGGGATTTGGACCTAAGGGGTGTACACTTCATCACCAATTGGATAAATATAAGGCAGACGCAAAAACAGATGCTGTAATTGACTATAGTTTTCATGGGGTAATCCAGCATATTAATGATGAAATATTAGATGAAATGGATTCAATGGTAGAAGATGGAATAACTTCTTTTAAAGGCTATATGACATATGATTATAAGTTACAGGATAAAAATATGAAAGTTATTATGGAAAAGCTGAGTTCTTTGGGAGCAATGACAACTGTCCATGCTGAAGCCCATGATGAAATACAAGAACTTAGAAAAAAGTATATAGAAGACGGGAAAGTTGAACCAATATACCATGCTAACTCAAGACCTGTAAAAGCCGAGGTTGAAGCTATAGAAAGAATGATAAAAATGTCTAAAGAAGCAGGAGAGGCTCCTTTATATATAGTTCATTTATCTTCTGGTGATGGTTTAGACGTGATAAAAAAAGCAAGAGCTGAGGGAGGTAATATTTATGCTGAAACTTGTCCTCAATACTTATTTTTAAATGAAGATAACTATCTTGAGGATAAAAATAGAGGTCTTAAATATATAATGAGTCCTCCTCTCAGGGAAAAAAGCAATAATGAAAGGCTTTGGAAAGGAATAGCTGAAGGAGATATTCAGACTGTTGCAACAGATCATTGTCCTTTTGATTTTAAATTAAAAAAAGAACTTGGAAGTAAGGACTTTACCAAGTGTCCAAACGGAGCACCAGGGGTAGAAACTAGAATAGCTCTTATGTATTCTGAGGGAGTAACTAAAAAGAGAATAAGCATAACTAAATTTGTCGATGTTGTAAGTACAACACCAGCTAAATTATTTGGATTATATCCTAAAAAAGGAGAAATTACTTTAGGAGCAGATGCAGATTTTATGGTTATAGATCCTAAAAAAAAGATAACTATAGAACATAAAAATTTACATGAAAACGTTGATTATACACCTTATGAAGGAATAGATCTGGTCGGATACCCAACTATGACTATCTCTAATGGGGAAATAATAGTAAAAGACGGAAAATTCTTAGGAAAAAAAGGACGAGGAAAATTTATAAAAAGGAATCGATTTTAGCGTAATACCTAGGGGGGAGTAATGTATAAAATTGAGATAAATGGAAATATTTATAAATCAGACAAAGTAAAAAATCTATTAGAATATTTAAGGGATGATCTTGACTTAAAAGCTTCTAAAAACGGATGCAGAGAGGGAGCATGCGGTACATGTATGGTTCTTGTAGACGGGAAAGCTATAAAAGCATGTATTCTTAAAACAAATAAATTAGAAGGGAAAAAGATAACTACTTTAGAAGGGTTATCGCAGAGAGAAAGAGATGTATTTTCATATGCTTTTACAGAAGCAGGGGCAGTTCAATGTGGTTTCTGTATTCCAGGAATGGTTATGAGTGCCACAGCTTTATTCTTAAAAACTCTAATCCCAACCAAAGCAGAAATAAAAAAAGCTCTAATCGGTAATATCTGCAGATGTACAGGATATGTAAAAATAGAACAAGCTATTGAACTGGCGGCAGAAATATTAAGAACAGACAGAGTAATTCCTAAAAGAGAGTGTAAAGGAATGGTCGGGACAAGCGCACATAGAATAGACGGGCCGGCTAAAGCAATAGGTGAAGGAGTTTATGCAGAAGATATAAGGATAGATGGTATGTACTATGGAGGAGCTGTAAGATCCGAATATCCCAGAGCAAAAGTAATATCAATAGATGTAAGTGAAGCAGAAGCAATGGAGGGTGTACTAAAAGTATTAACAGCAGCAGATGTCCCGGGACTTAATAACATAGGGCACCTTTCTTTTATCTCAGATTGGGATGCATTAATTCCAGTTGGAGAAATAACCAGGTATAGAGGAGATGCTGTAGCACTAGTTACTGCTAAGGATAAAGAAACTTTGGAAGCTGCTAAAAAAGCTGTAAAAGTAAAATATGAAGTATTAACTCCAGTACTGACTATAGAGGAAGCAAAAAGAGAAGATGCACCAAAAATTCATGAAAAAGGAAATTTATTATTTCATCAAACTTTGAATCGAGGAAATGTAGAGAAAGCAATAGCTGAATCAACACACACAATAACCCATATTTACAAGACTCCTGCAACAGAACATGCATATTTAGAGCCTGAAAGCGCAACAGCACTGCCAACAGAGGATGGAGTTCAGTTATACACTTCATCTCAGTCTATATATGATGAGCAAAGGGAAGTAAGCAGATTGTTAGGACTAGAACCATCTCAAGTAAGGGTAATCTCTACTTTAGTAGGTGGAGGATTTGGCGGAAAAGAAGATATGACAGTTCAGCATCACGCAGGATTAATAGCGTATGTTTTACAGGTACCTGTCCAGGTAACTTTATCCAGACAAGAAAGTATCTATGTGAGCACCAAAAGGCATGCTATGGAAATTGAAATGACTACAGCTTGTGATGAAAATGGGATATTAACAGCAATGAAAGCTACTATTTTATCTGATACTGGGGCTTACTCATCTCTAGGAGGACCAGTTCTTCAAAGAGCGTGTACTCATGCATCGGGACCATATAACTACCATAATATTGAAGTAGACGGAAAAGCATATTATACAAATAATTCTCCTGGAGGAGCATTTAGGGGATTTGGAGTGACTCAGTCAGTTTTTGCTACCGAATCAAATATCAACAAATTAGCTGAACTAGTAGGAATCTCAGCATGGGAAATTAGACATAGAAACGCAATAAGGCCTGGACAAATATTACCAAATGGGCAGATTGCAGATAAAGGAACAGGGCTAGTAGAAACATTAGAAGCTGTAAAGGATGAATTTCATAAAAATAAATATGTAGGAGTATCCTGTGCTTTTAAAAATGCAGGAATAGGAGTAGGACTGCCTGACATAGGAAAATGCAGATTAACTGTTATAGATGGAAAAGTCCATTTAAGAACTTCAGCAGCATGTATAGGCCAGGGAGTAGGAACTGTTAACTTACAAATATTATGTCAGACAACCGGAATTGATCCTAAAAACATAATTATAGAAACTCCGGATACTCATATAACTCCTAATTCAGGAACAACAACAGCATCAAGACAAACTGTATTCACAGGCGAAGCAGTAAGAGTTGCAGCATCCGAACTGAAAAAAGCTCTCAAGGGGAAAACACTGGAAGAGATTAACGGATATGACCATACTGGAGAGTATTCTGGAGTTACTGATAAAATAGGAATAGATAAAGAAAATCCTAAAAGTCATATAGCTTATGGGTATGCAACTCAATTAGTTGTATTAGATGAAAATGGGAAAGTAGAAAAAGTAGTAGCAGCCCATGATGTCGGGAAAGCTATAAACCCTAAATCTGTAGAAGGACAGATTGAAGGTGGAGTTGTAATGGGATTAGGTTATGCTCTCACTGAGGTAATGTCCTTTGAAAATGGTATGCCACAGGTAAAATTTGGGACTTTAGGATTATTAAGAGCAACCCAGATTCCAGAAATAAAATCAATAATTGTAGAAAAAAATACCGAAGAGTTAGCTTATGGAGCTAAAGGTGTAGGAGAGATTGTAGTAATCCCTACTGCTCCAGCAGTCCAAGGAGCATACTATAAATTTGATGGTGAATTTAGAACTGAATTACCATTAAAGAAAACAGCATACAAAAAATAAAATTATAATAGAAGGAGAAAAAGATGAATGAACCAATTTTTACAGAAAAAGCACCTGCTGCAGTAGGACCTTACTCACAAGCTATGAAAGCAGGGAACATGTTATTCGTATCTGGTCAAATTCCATTCGTTCCATCAACTATGAAACTAGTATCTCAGGATATTAAAGAACAAACAAGGCAATCATTAGAAAATGTAAAGGCTATCCTAGAAGAAGCTGGAGCGTCATTATATGATGTAGTAAAGGTAGGAGTTTTTATTAAAGATATGAATGAATTTGCAGCAATAAATGAAGTATACAGTGAATACTTCAATAAAAATAAACCTGCAAGAGCTTGTATCGAAGTAGCTAGACTACCTTTAGATGTAAAAATAGAAATCGAAGTGACAGCATATCTTACAAAAAATTACTTAGATTAGATATAAAATTTAGGGTGTCTTATGGCACCCTATAAAATATATTCATGAAATAAAAAAGCTAAAATAATATTTTAGTTTCTTTATTTTATTAATTATTATTAATAAAATTTTACAAAAGGAACCCTTTTATTTAGAATGTAGTTGGGGGTGTGAGCTATGGAATTAATGAACAGTTTATCAATAGGTTTATCGCAAAAATTATTTCTCACTCAAAAGATGAAACTTTCTTTAAAAATTCTTCAAATGAATTCAAAAGAATTAAATGAATTTATACAAAAAGAGCAGGAAAGTAATATTCTTATAAAAATAGAAAAAAGAGAAATAGGAAGAAGAAACAGTTATAAAGATAATGAGTATGATCCCTATGGAGAAGTTACCGAAAAAGAAATATCTTTTTACGACCATCTATACTCTCAAATAGGAGAACTAAGTCTTACTCAAAGGATGAAAGAGATCTGTGAATACATAGTTGATAATGTAGATTCAAGGGGATATCTCAGCCACTGGTTGAGACACCCTTATAATCAATTTGATTTTGATAAGGGCTTAGAAATAGTAAGAGGTTTTGACCCTATAGGAGTAGCGGGAGATGATTTAAAAAGCTGCCTTTTATTACAGTTAAATGAGGATGAAATATATGAAAAAATAATTATAGAAGACTATCTAGAGGATTTAGCTTATGGAGACAAACGTAAAATAGCTAAAAGTATTGGGATAGACATAAAAAAAATGATTAAAGCAATAGAAAGAATAAAGAGCTTAAATCCGATTCCTTCTAATGGGTATTATATAGAGGAGAGAAGAGAGAAGCTTATTCCTGATGCATATGTAAAAGTAGATGGTGAAAACATAAGTATAAAGCTGAATGAACAAATTATTCCTAGAATACTCATAGAGCAATCAGAATCATCTGGCGGGAATAAAAAATATGAAAAATATATATCAAAATGTAGAAAAAGAGCAGAATTTATAATAAGCTGTATCAAGCAGCGTCAGGAAACTTTGAAAAGAGTTATTGAAGAAGTGATTATAAGGCAGAAAGAATTCTTTCTCGATGGAGAGTTAAAGCCTTTAACACTTTTAGAAGTAGCAGATTCTCTTGAAATGCACCAATCAACAGTATCAAGATCTATAAAAAACAGGTATATAGATATAGATGGAAGGATTCTGACTCTAAAGGATCTTTTTGCAAAGCAATTTAAACCCAAGAATAATAATGGTACTACTGATGAAATGACAAGAGATTATATCAAAGACATTATTTATAAAACAATAATGACAGAAGATAAAAATACCCCTTATTCAGATGAAACTTTAGTAAAATTACTTTTGAAAGAGAAAATAAAAATATCCAGAAGAACAGTTGCTAAATATAGGAAAGAAATTTCATTACCATCATCTCCAAAGCGGCGACGAAGGTAAAAAACAATAGAACAGTATAACTCATGAACAAAGTCAAATAAATAAAAATATGGGGAGAGGGTTATGAAAAAAATAAATGTTAAAGATTCAATAGGACATATCCTTTCGCATGATATTACAGAAATAATACCTGGAAAGTTTAAAGGCAGAGCTTTTAAAAAGGGAGATATCATAAGAGAGGTAGATGTTGAAAAACTTTTAAAACTGGGTAAAGAGCATATATTTATATTTGAAATGGGAGAGGATGAACTCCATGAAAATGAAGCAGCTATTATCTTAGGAGAGATTGGCCGCGGAGAAAATATCTATTTAAGCAAAGATATTAAAGAAGGAAAGATAGAATTCTATGCAAAAACTGACGGACTCCTCAAAATAAACAAGGAGAAACTTTTCGAATTGAATATGTTAGGTCAGATCTCCTTTGCTACACTCCCTGAAAATATTCCTGTAAAAAAAGGAGATAAGATAGCTGGAGCAAGGGTAATCCCCCTCATTATAAAAAAAGAAAAGATGGAGTCAGCTAAACAAATAACTCCCCATAAATTAATAGATGTAAAAGAATTTAAAAAGATGGATATTGGTATAGTAACTACAGGGAGTGAGATCTTTCATAAAAGGATAGTAGATAAGTTCGGACCTGTAGTTGAAAAAAAAGTGACTAAATATGATTGTAATGTAATCGATCAAATTGTAGTAACTGATGATAAAGAGATGATAAAGGATGCTATTAAAACCCATATAAATAATGGAGCAAATATGGTAATATGTACAGGTGGTATGTCTGTAGATCCAGATGATCTCACACCTAGTTCTATAATTGAATTGGGAGGAGAATTAGTGAGTTATGGATCCCCTGTTCTTCCAGGTTCCATGTTTCTACTTTCATATTTAGATGAAATCCCAATCATGGGTCTTCCCGGTTGTGTGATGTATTGTAAAAAAACGATATTTGATCTGGTCTTACCCAGGGTTCTAAGCGGAGAAAAATTGAATATGGAAGACATTATGAGATATGGTCATGGTGGTCTTTGTCAAGATTGCGATATATGCAGATACCCAAATTGCAGTTTTGGAAAATAAGAGATGAGTCAACAACTTTGGTCTGTACAAACAGACTTAAAGATAAAAATAAATAAAAGGCGGGAAAACAATATGAAAATTAAAAGATATGAAACTAAAAAAAGAATGAGTAGAGCAGTAGTACACAATAATACAGTATATCTATGCGGACAAGTGGCCAAAGATTCTACTAAAGGAATGAAGGAACAAACAATCACAACACTTGAAAAAATAGATGAATTATTAGCCAGCCTAGGGTCAAACAGAGATAAGATATTATCTGCTACTATCTACGTTAAGGATATGTCATTATTTCAAGATATGAATGAAATCTGGGATAACTGGGTAAATGAAGGGTTTGCTCCTGCTAGAGCATGTGTAGAAGCTAAAATGGCAAGAGAAGAATTACTTGTAGAAGTTTCAGTTGTAGCAGCAGTATAAGGTTATAAGAAGATATTTTATATCGGGAGTGTCAAAAAAAAATCTATGAATAAAATATGATTATCTAAAAACCCCCTACTAAATTTAGTAGGGGGCATTATTTATATTTGCTTAGTTTTTTCTCTTAACCAGTTTGTTTCATCTTCATTTAAATATGGAGACAGTTTAGCAAATGTAGCAGCATGGTAGGAGTTGATCCATTCTAATTCATCACTATTTAACAGGGCAGGATCGATAGAATTTATATCAATCGGGAAGAATGATATAGTCTCAAACTCATAAAAAGTCCCGTTTTCATTGGTAAAAGCTTCCTTTACTATAACTGTATTTTCAGTACGAATACCATGTCTGCCTTCTTTATATACACCAGGTTCAACAGTTAAATTCATACCTACTTCTAAAGGAAGATCGTGACTTTTTCTAACAGAAAAACCTTGCGGACCCTCGTGAATATTTAGGAAAAACCCAACCCCATGACCAGTTCCACACTTATAATCTATCCCTTCTAACCATAGGGGATATCTGGCTAACATATCTAATTTATAACCGGTAGTCCCCTTTAAGAATTTAGCCCTGCTGAGGTTAATTACACTTTTTAGTACCAGAGTAAAGTCTTTTTTCTGCTCAAGTGTGATATCTCCTAATGAAAATGTTCTGGTAATATCGGTAGTCCCATTGAGGTATTGTCCCCCTGAATCTACCAATAAAAACCCACAAGATTCCAGAGTGTATGTATTTTTTTCATTGGCTTTAAAATGCATAAGAGCTGCATGGTCTTTATGCCCTGCAATAGTATCAAAACTTATCCCTTTAAACCCGTCTATCTTTGATCTTTCATTTTTGATAATATCTTCTACATCTAATTCAGTGATAGGAGTTTTTTTGAAATTTTCTTCAATATGTTTAAACCCTTTTAGGAGAGCTATAGAATCATTTAAATAGCATTCCCTTGAATTTTGTATCTCTACCTCATTTTTAACAGCTTTTAAATGGGTAGTGATCTCTTTATTGTGGATAATTTTATTATTTTTAAGCAATGACTGGATAAAAATACTTGTTCTTTCCGGGCTGAGATAGATATTTTTATTCTCTAAATTAGATAAAATATCAGTGATCTCATCGTAGGATTTTAAAATTACATTGTTTTCTTTAAGGTATGATTTAGTTTTTTCATCTAATTTATCCTGATCTATAAATATAGTAGTCTTATCATCTTCAATAAGTGCATAGGCATAGAAAGTAGTATTGTTCAGTACATCGCTTCCTCTCAGGTTAAAAGTCCATGCAATGTCATCTAAAGAACTCAGAATATAGCTGTCAGCTCCATGGGAGTGATAGATTTCCCGAATAATATCAATCTTTTCCAATGTAGACTTACCAGCATAACAGAGGTCATGAACAAATATATTTTCCTTTGGGAAACTAGGCCTGTCATCCCAAATAGATTCCAATAGGTCATACTGGATTTTAAAGTTGTCTTCCTCGAATCCTTTTTTTAATTCATTATAGGCAGAAACAGAGATAACTTTTCCATCAAATCCAATAATACCATCTTCTTTGACAACACTTTTTAACCATTCAGGGTAGGTAGGTACTCCCTCTTCAGCCATTTTAAAAAGATCAAAGCCACTTCCTTCAAGTTCTTTTTCAGCCTGGATAAAGTATCGTCCGTCTGTCCAAAGACCAGCAGAATCAGAGGTAATAACAGCAGTCCCAGCACTCCCTGTAAAGTTACTAACCCATCTTCTGCCTTTAAAATATTCTGCTACATATTCACTCTGGTGTGCATCTGAACTGGGAATAATATAAGCATCTATTCCCTTTTGACTCATTTCATCTCTAAGTTTTAAAAGTTTATCGTTTAACATCTTTACCCCCTTAATTATTTTTAGTATTTATATCTAGATTAATTAAACTGTTACTTCTTCTGCTTCTGCTTCCTCTTCTACTAAGCTGTTTAACTTCTTGTCCAGTCCCCAAAGGATAATTCCCGCGAAGATAGCAATTGCTGCAATAACAAAATATGCCTTGGCAAAGTCAAACTTTAGCGTATATGCATATAAGTAACCATATGATTTACCTGCAAAGAATACCGCTAATACCCAGATACTCATCATCCCAGTTAATAATCTTGGTGGCGAGAACTTTGCGATAAATGAATTTCCAAGTGGAGAGAACACCATTTCACCTGTTGATAATACAACACCCATTGCAATTATCCAGGCGATAGGAGCAAGATTATTTCCTCTTGAAATGTCAGCTAGTGCAAATATTACATAAGATAGTCCCATAAGCATCATACCTAAAGAAGTCTTTTTAAACATACTAAGGTCACCTTTAGGTCTCTTTGCTAACGTTGACCATACTTTACCTAAAATTGGTCCTAATGCTATACACATAAATGCGTTTAATGAGTCAAACCAAGCTGTAGGAATTGTAAAGTTTCCAATCATCCAGTTTGCAGCTCCGTTGTCTCCACCCCAGTAATAATAAACAGGCATATATGCCAAGTACCATAATACCCAGAAGATAATTGAGAAGACCGACACTAAAACAATAGCACCAATTCTTTTCTTTTCAATTGTAGTTAAAGGAACTTTTTCTTCCTTTACTTCAACTTTTTTCTCCTCTTTATTTTCAGCGATTTTAAATGGTTTTTTACCTGTATCCCCTAAAAATCTC includes these proteins:
- a CDS encoding 4Fe-4S binding protein, whose product is MANIKVNFAGLEYENPVIVAAGPPSKDAKTCVNAIKNGAAGVVAKTISSVAAEIPKPCMHDFKGKHFLNTELWSEESPEHWVKNEYARCKAANEPLIIGLGYVEADIRKLIPMVDKFADGYEISSHYVGRDLTPMLNTLRAAKELSVKPVFMKVSPGVENLGEVARQLEANGADGLVAINSVGPCLSIDLETGKPHMGSKNGYGWMSGAAIKPIAMRVVYELSAAVDIPVFAVGGITKGEDVIEFIMAGATAVQVCTQAIIEGPKAFGRIVRETEKWLDDHGYESLDDIRGMVGKHLENRTAHNYVTTPPVVKAEKCIGCSICANLCPYHAIKINEDKIAVIDANVCFGCGVCVSKCPKDAMTIAR
- the hydA gene encoding dihydropyrimidinase, which codes for MKLLLKNGTIVTSDKVFKEDILVENGVISKIGKNLSIDSGEAVDLHGQYIMPGGIDVHTHFNLDAGIAVAKDDFYTGTVAAACGGTTTIIDHMGFGPKGCTLHHQLDKYKADAKTDAVIDYSFHGVIQHINDEILDEMDSMVEDGITSFKGYMTYDYKLQDKNMKVIMEKLSSLGAMTTVHAEAHDEIQELRKKYIEDGKVEPIYHANSRPVKAEVEAIERMIKMSKEAGEAPLYIVHLSSGDGLDVIKKARAEGGNIYAETCPQYLFLNEDNYLEDKNRGLKYIMSPPLREKSNNERLWKGIAEGDIQTVATDHCPFDFKLKKELGSKDFTKCPNGAPGVETRIALMYSEGVTKKRISITKFVDVVSTTPAKLFGLYPKKGEITLGADADFMVIDPKKKITIEHKNLHENVDYTPYEGIDLVGYPTMTISNGEIIVKDGKFLGKKGRGKFIKRNRF
- the xdh gene encoding selenium-dependent xanthine dehydrogenase, which gives rise to MYKIEINGNIYKSDKVKNLLEYLRDDLDLKASKNGCREGACGTCMVLVDGKAIKACILKTNKLEGKKITTLEGLSQRERDVFSYAFTEAGAVQCGFCIPGMVMSATALFLKTLIPTKAEIKKALIGNICRCTGYVKIEQAIELAAEILRTDRVIPKRECKGMVGTSAHRIDGPAKAIGEGVYAEDIRIDGMYYGGAVRSEYPRAKVISIDVSEAEAMEGVLKVLTAADVPGLNNIGHLSFISDWDALIPVGEITRYRGDAVALVTAKDKETLEAAKKAVKVKYEVLTPVLTIEEAKREDAPKIHEKGNLLFHQTLNRGNVEKAIAESTHTITHIYKTPATEHAYLEPESATALPTEDGVQLYTSSQSIYDEQREVSRLLGLEPSQVRVISTLVGGGFGGKEDMTVQHHAGLIAYVLQVPVQVTLSRQESIYVSTKRHAMEIEMTTACDENGILTAMKATILSDTGAYSSLGGPVLQRACTHASGPYNYHNIEVDGKAYYTNNSPGGAFRGFGVTQSVFATESNINKLAELVGISAWEIRHRNAIRPGQILPNGQIADKGTGLVETLEAVKDEFHKNKYVGVSCAFKNAGIGVGLPDIGKCRLTVIDGKVHLRTSAACIGQGVGTVNLQILCQTTGIDPKNIIIETPDTHITPNSGTTTASRQTVFTGEAVRVAASELKKALKGKTLEEINGYDHTGEYSGVTDKIGIDKENPKSHIAYGYATQLVVLDENGKVEKVVAAHDVGKAINPKSVEGQIEGGVVMGLGYALTEVMSFENGMPQVKFGTLGLLRATQIPEIKSIIVEKNTEELAYGAKGVGEIVVIPTAPAVQGAYYKFDGEFRTELPLKKTAYKK
- a CDS encoding RidA family protein — translated: MNEPIFTEKAPAAVGPYSQAMKAGNMLFVSGQIPFVPSTMKLVSQDIKEQTRQSLENVKAILEEAGASLYDVVKVGVFIKDMNEFAAINEVYSEYFNKNKPARACIEVARLPLDVKIEIEVTAYLTKNYLD
- the rpoN gene encoding RNA polymerase factor sigma-54, translating into MELMNSLSIGLSQKLFLTQKMKLSLKILQMNSKELNEFIQKEQESNILIKIEKREIGRRNSYKDNEYDPYGEVTEKEISFYDHLYSQIGELSLTQRMKEICEYIVDNVDSRGYLSHWLRHPYNQFDFDKGLEIVRGFDPIGVAGDDLKSCLLLQLNEDEIYEKIIIEDYLEDLAYGDKRKIAKSIGIDIKKMIKAIERIKSLNPIPSNGYYIEERREKLIPDAYVKVDGENISIKLNEQIIPRILIEQSESSGGNKKYEKYISKCRKRAEFIISCIKQRQETLKRVIEEVIIRQKEFFLDGELKPLTLLEVADSLEMHQSTVSRSIKNRYIDIDGRILTLKDLFAKQFKPKNNNGTTDEMTRDYIKDIIYKTIMTEDKNTPYSDETLVKLLLKEKIKISRRTVAKYRKEISLPSSPKRRRR
- a CDS encoding molybdopterin-binding protein codes for the protein MKKINVKDSIGHILSHDITEIIPGKFKGRAFKKGDIIREVDVEKLLKLGKEHIFIFEMGEDELHENEAAIILGEIGRGENIYLSKDIKEGKIEFYAKTDGLLKINKEKLFELNMLGQISFATLPENIPVKKGDKIAGARVIPLIIKKEKMESAKQITPHKLIDVKEFKKMDIGIVTTGSEIFHKRIVDKFGPVVEKKVTKYDCNVIDQIVVTDDKEMIKDAIKTHINNGANMVICTGGMSVDPDDLTPSSIIELGGELVSYGSPVLPGSMFLLSYLDEIPIMGLPGCVMYCKKTIFDLVLPRVLSGEKLNMEDIMRYGHGGLCQDCDICRYPNCSFGK
- a CDS encoding RidA family protein; this translates as MKIKRYETKKRMSRAVVHNNTVYLCGQVAKDSTKGMKEQTITTLEKIDELLASLGSNRDKILSATIYVKDMSLFQDMNEIWDNWVNEGFAPARACVEAKMAREELLVEVSVVAAV
- a CDS encoding aminopeptidase P family protein, whose product is MLNDKLLKLRDEMSQKGIDAYIIPSSDAHQSEYVAEYFKGRRWVSNFTGSAGTAVITSDSAGLWTDGRYFIQAEKELEGSGFDLFKMAEEGVPTYPEWLKSVVKEDGIIGFDGKVISVSAYNELKKGFEEDNFKIQYDLLESIWDDRPSFPKENIFVHDLCYAGKSTLEKIDIIREIYHSHGADSYILSSLDDIAWTFNLRGSDVLNNTTFYAYALIEDDKTTIFIDQDKLDEKTKSYLKENNVILKSYDEITDILSNLENKNIYLSPERTSIFIQSLLKNNKIIHNKEITTHLKAVKNEVEIQNSRECYLNDSIALLKGFKHIEENFKKTPITELDVEDIIKNERSKIDGFKGISFDTIAGHKDHAALMHFKANEKNTYTLESCGFLLVDSGGQYLNGTTDITRTFSLGDITLEQKKDFTLVLKSVINLSRAKFLKGTTGYKLDMLARYPLWLEGIDYKCGTGHGVGFFLNIHEGPQGFSVRKSHDLPLEVGMNLTVEPGVYKEGRHGIRTENTVIVKEAFTNENGTFYEFETISFFPIDINSIDPALLNSDELEWINSYHAATFAKLSPYLNEDETNWLREKTKQI
- a CDS encoding peptide MFS transporter, whose protein sequence is MEKAGKKPFGFYVCSMAFVLERFSFYSAKWLIAVFLVAKIADGGLGIEPGDAAKMTANLVAFTYLAPIIGGYLSDKVFGARYLVPIGMLLMGAGYLVGWQANSTGMVNLMIILLSLGTGLFKCQTNAITGRLFDDPGELDGAFSTQYSFVNVGAFLGTTIIGLLVGFKGYSFCFLVIAIVMFVNAIFFVYGWRFLGDTGKKPFKIAENKEEKKVEVKEEKVPLTTIEKKRIGAIVLVSVFSIIFWVLWYLAYMPVYYYWGGDNGAANWMIGNFTIPTAWFDSLNAFMCIALGPILGKVWSTLAKRPKGDLSMFKKTSLGMMLMGLSYVIFALADISRGNNLAPIAWIIAMGVVLSTGEMVFSPLGNSFIAKFSPPRLLTGMMSIWVLAVFFAGKSYGYLYAYTLKFDFAKAYFVIAAIAIFAGIILWGLDKKLNSLVEEEAEAEEVTV